One part of the Oceanihabitans sp. IOP_32 genome encodes these proteins:
- a CDS encoding AsmA-like C-terminal region-containing protein, giving the protein MKKALKIFGLILLFIIVLLIAIPFAFQGQIQDVVKNFINKNLNAKVEFSDISLSFIRSFPKAQVTVSDLLITNFAPFKDETLATAKSISFTMPIKEVFKKASEGPLTVNSVKADAVLLTLKTNKLGDTNYDIVKGQEASVNEKETETSNFAFNLENYSINNSAFTYLDEASNIIIHVSELNHQGNGIFSVAKSELDTKSAANVSLTYNGTEYLSNNPVKLDALIDLDLNNNLYTFKENKGFINDLPIAFQGHVRLLENSQDIDIRFTNPESDFKNFLAVIPKAYSKNIDKVQTSGDFKITGAIKGIVSDKTIPHLDINMVSNNASFKYPDLPKRVSHISINASVKNTTGLMDDTYIAIEKLNFQIDNDAFRSSATLKNLTKNMLVNANINGVLNLANISKAYPITLENDLSGILKANVSTNFDMKAIETNAYSRIKNNGAVSLTDFKFASEDLAKPFHISNADVTFKPGTVTLNGFKAKTGDSDLSATGVIKNLLGFLLKDGSLQGDFNLNSNLFKVNDFMSDATETQQQEDAAKNKTTSPTESLKIPAFLDCSINANAKTVVYDNLNLKDVKGTLLIKDQQVTLKNMSSNIFDGALTINGDVSTKTETPTFNFNLGANGFDIGKSFKGLELLQNLAPIVRLFEGKLNTTLNISGDLNKTLAPNLSTIKGNAFAELLATRIGNTQSELMSKLQGALSFIDFKKLDLKDLKTNLHFEDGKVSVTPFRLTYDDIAIDVSGSHGFDKTLNYQAVFNVPAKYLGSEINRLIGKIDNVETNKMAVPITANIGGSHANPTVKTDLSNSVSTLTKQLIEIEKQKLLNQGKDKVEDLIGNVLGTHKTKTDSLKKEQNNTTKNVLESIINSNKTAKDSTSTKKNTTDAVKNVLGGILGSKKKNTKDSIN; this is encoded by the coding sequence TTGAAAAAAGCTTTAAAAATTTTTGGACTTATACTACTTTTCATCATCGTACTTCTTATTGCAATTCCTTTTGCATTTCAAGGCCAGATTCAAGATGTCGTTAAAAACTTTATCAACAAAAATCTAAACGCCAAGGTAGAGTTTAGCGATATTAGTTTAAGTTTTATTCGCAGTTTCCCAAAAGCTCAAGTTACGGTTAGCGACTTGCTTATTACCAATTTCGCCCCTTTTAAAGACGAGACTTTAGCTACTGCAAAAAGCATCTCGTTTACCATGCCTATTAAAGAAGTGTTTAAAAAAGCTAGCGAAGGCCCTCTTACTGTAAATTCAGTTAAGGCAGATGCGGTTTTATTAACCTTAAAAACGAATAAACTTGGAGATACTAACTACGATATCGTAAAAGGGCAAGAGGCTTCGGTTAACGAAAAAGAAACAGAAACTAGCAACTTTGCTTTTAATCTTGAAAATTACAGCATCAATAACAGTGCTTTTACTTACCTTGATGAAGCCTCGAACATTATAATTCATGTTTCAGAATTAAATCATCAAGGAAACGGTATTTTTTCAGTAGCAAAGTCTGAATTAGACACAAAAAGCGCGGCTAATGTAAGTCTAACCTACAATGGCACCGAATACCTAAGTAATAATCCAGTAAAATTAGATGCTTTAATTGACCTAGATTTAAACAACAACCTCTACACCTTTAAAGAAAACAAAGGTTTTATTAACGATTTACCTATAGCGTTTCAAGGCCATGTTAGACTATTAGAGAACAGCCAAGATATCGATATCAGGTTTACCAATCCGGAGTCCGATTTTAAAAACTTTTTAGCCGTTATTCCTAAAGCCTATTCTAAAAATATCGATAAGGTACAAACCTCGGGCGATTTCAAAATAACTGGGGCGATAAAAGGCATTGTATCCGATAAGACCATACCCCATCTGGATATTAATATGGTCTCGAATAATGCGTCTTTCAAATATCCAGATTTACCAAAACGCGTCAGTCATATTTCTATAAACGCATCCGTAAAAAACACCACTGGTCTAATGGATGACACGTATATAGCTATTGAAAAACTAAATTTTCAAATTGATAATGATGCCTTTAGATCGTCTGCAACCCTAAAAAATTTGACAAAAAATATGTTGGTAAACGCTAACATTAATGGGGTATTAAACCTTGCGAATATCTCTAAAGCTTATCCAATTACATTAGAAAACGATTTAAGCGGCATTTTAAAAGCAAATGTTAGCACCAATTTCGACATGAAAGCGATTGAAACTAATGCCTATTCTCGTATTAAAAACAATGGCGCGGTAAGTCTTACAGATTTTAAGTTTGCCTCAGAAGATCTTGCAAAACCTTTTCATATCTCGAATGCCGATGTTACCTTTAAACCTGGGACAGTAACCCTAAATGGTTTTAAGGCTAAAACGGGTGATAGCGATTTAAGTGCCACAGGGGTTATTAAAAACTTATTAGGATTTTTATTAAAAGACGGCTCATTACAAGGCGATTTCAATTTAAATTCTAATCTGTTTAAAGTGAATGATTTTATGTCGGACGCTACAGAAACCCAACAACAGGAAGACGCCGCTAAAAACAAAACAACATCACCAACCGAATCTCTAAAAATTCCTGCATTTTTAGACTGCAGCATTAACGCCAACGCCAAAACAGTGGTTTACGACAACTTAAATTTAAAAGACGTAAAAGGCACGCTTCTAATAAAAGATCAACAAGTCACGCTAAAAAACATGAGCTCTAATATTTTTGATGGCGCCTTAACCATTAACGGAGATGTCTCCACAAAAACCGAAACCCCTACTTTTAATTTTAATTTAGGAGCCAACGGATTTGATATCGGGAAATCCTTTAAAGGACTAGAGTTACTACAAAATCTAGCACCTATAGTTCGACTTTTTGAAGGAAAACTAAACACAACACTAAATATTTCTGGGGATTTAAACAAAACACTTGCTCCAAATCTTAGCACAATTAAAGGTAACGCTTTCGCGGAATTATTAGCCACTAGAATTGGCAATACCCAAAGTGAATTAATGAGTAAATTACAAGGCGCTTTAAGCTTTATCGATTTTAAGAAATTAGATTTAAAAGATCTAAAAACCAACCTACATTTTGAAGATGGCAAGGTAAGCGTAACGCCATTTCGTTTAACTTACGACGATATTGCTATAGATGTTTCGGGCTCTCATGGCTTTGATAAAACCCTAAATTACCAAGCTGTTTTTAATGTGCCAGCCAAATATTTAGGTAGTGAAATTAACCGTTTAATTGGTAAAATTGACAATGTAGAAACCAACAAAATGGCTGTACCAATTACAGCTAATATTGGCGGAAGCCATGCTAACCCAACGGTGAAAACAGATTTAAGCAATAGTGTTAGTACCTTAACAAAACAGCTTATTGAAATTGAAAAACAAAAACTTCTAAACCAAGGCAAAGACAAGGTTGAAGATTTAATTGGCAATGTTCTTGGAACTCACAAAACAAAAACAGACTCCCTTAAAAAAGAACAAAACAATACCACTAAAAACGTTCTAGAAAGTATTATAAACAGTAACAAAACTGCTAAAGACTCCACCTCAACCAAAAAAAACACAACCGATGCTGTTAAAAATGTACTTGGAGGGATATTAGGCAGCAAGAAGAAAAACACAAAAGACTCTATTAATTAA
- a CDS encoding queuosine precursor transporter: protein MTLKDKLAAQRIYLLLSALFITSLVVSNLIFQKFFYWYPFNMEVFGTKLFIISVGILPYPVTFLITDLISEIYGKKRANQVVFAGIFASLFSVLIIYIADSVPAFNNSPINDALFTKVFGRTILAVGASMIAYLLAQFVDIQIYHFWKNLTKGKYLWLRNNFSTWLSQFVDTFSVVFLLCFFEVLPWNLFKGLLLSGFLFKVLVAAFDTPFLYLGVYLFKKRFKLKVNEEIKLI from the coding sequence ATGACTTTAAAAGACAAACTTGCCGCCCAACGTATTTACCTACTTTTAAGTGCCTTATTTATAACATCGTTAGTGGTATCGAATTTAATTTTTCAAAAGTTTTTCTACTGGTATCCTTTTAACATGGAGGTTTTTGGAACTAAACTTTTTATCATATCAGTTGGTATTTTACCCTATCCAGTTACTTTTTTAATCACCGATTTAATTAGCGAGATATACGGAAAAAAACGTGCAAACCAAGTCGTATTTGCGGGTATATTTGCTTCTTTATTTTCTGTTTTAATTATTTATATTGCCGATAGTGTTCCTGCCTTTAACAACTCCCCCATAAACGATGCCCTTTTTACAAAAGTTTTTGGAAGAACCATTTTAGCCGTTGGAGCTAGCATGATCGCATATTTATTGGCACAGTTTGTAGATATTCAAATATACCATTTCTGGAAAAACCTCACCAAAGGAAAATATCTCTGGCTTCGCAATAACTTCTCGACCTGGCTATCTCAATTTGTCGATACGTTTTCTGTTGTTTTCTTATTGTGCTTTTTCGAAGTTTTGCCATGGAATCTCTTTAAAGGATTACTGCTTAGCGGATTCTTATTTAAAGTTCTAGTTGCCGCTTTCGATACCCCTTTTCTATATCTAGGTGTGTATTTATTTAAAAAACGTTTTAAATTAAAAGTTAATGAAGAAATTAAGTTAATTTAA
- the folK gene encoding 2-amino-4-hydroxy-6-hydroxymethyldihydropteridine diphosphokinase, whose translation MIKPTTYHIALGSNKGDKFKNLQTAVNAIHKRIGHIKSLSRVYKSPAFGFEGDTFFNACLILEAYAAPELVLQELLAIETDLGRTPNEGVGYQDRIIDLDVLFVEDEIISTKTLQVPHPEMVKRRFVLQPLNDIATKFKHPKYNKEVSVLLEECQDHSVLEPVNIWLKNPAKQYGFSKYNYIAIEGNIGAGKTSLATKIARDFNAKLILERFADNPFLPKFYEDAQRYAFTLEMSFLADRYQQISEDLSQLDLFKDFIVSDYDVFKSLIFSKITLADDEFNLYRKLFNLMYKDLKKPELYVYLYQNTERLQQNIKKRGRDYEQNIANDYLEKINTGYLEFLKTQNDFNVKIIDISNRDFVDNRADYLWVLEKICE comes from the coding sequence ATGATAAAACCAACCACATATCATATCGCATTAGGCAGCAATAAAGGCGATAAGTTTAAAAATTTACAAACGGCCGTTAATGCTATTCACAAAAGAATTGGGCATATTAAGAGTCTGTCTAGAGTTTATAAATCGCCAGCTTTTGGGTTTGAAGGCGACACGTTTTTCAATGCTTGTTTAATTTTAGAGGCTTATGCCGCTCCAGAGCTGGTGTTGCAAGAGCTGCTTGCAATAGAAACAGATTTAGGGCGCACTCCTAATGAGGGCGTGGGGTATCAAGATCGAATTATCGATTTAGATGTGTTGTTTGTTGAAGATGAAATAATAAGCACCAAAACCTTGCAGGTACCGCATCCAGAAATGGTGAAACGCCGTTTTGTATTGCAACCCTTAAACGATATTGCGACTAAATTTAAACATCCAAAGTACAACAAGGAAGTTTCTGTTTTGTTGGAAGAATGTCAAGATCATTCGGTTTTAGAACCTGTTAATATTTGGCTTAAAAATCCAGCAAAACAATACGGTTTTTCGAAGTATAATTACATCGCTATCGAAGGTAATATCGGTGCCGGAAAAACTAGTTTAGCCACAAAAATAGCACGCGATTTTAATGCCAAATTAATTTTAGAACGTTTTGCCGACAATCCCTTTTTACCAAAATTTTATGAAGACGCACAGCGCTATGCCTTTACACTAGAAATGTCGTTTTTAGCAGACCGCTACCAGCAAATCTCGGAAGATTTATCGCAGCTCGATTTGTTTAAAGATTTTATAGTAAGTGATTACGATGTGTTTAAATCGCTTATATTTTCTAAAATCACTTTGGCCGATGATGAGTTTAATCTCTACCGAAAGCTTTTTAATTTAATGTATAAAGATTTAAAAAAGCCGGAATTATATGTGTATTTATACCAAAATACCGAGCGTTTACAACAAAATATAAAAAAACGCGGACGTGATTACGAGCAAAATATTGCCAACGATTATCTGGAAAAAATAAATACAGGCTATTTAGAATTTCTAAAAACTCAAAACGATTTTAACGTTAAAATTATTGATATCTCTAATCGGGATTTTGTAGATAATCGAGCCGATTATTTGTGGGTTTTAGAAAAAATTTGTGAGTAA
- a CDS encoding RNA methyltransferase yields MRKLKNSELDRLSIDAFKAAKKTPIIIVLDHIRSLNNIGSVFRTSDAFLVEKIYLCGITATPPHKDIHKTALGSTDTVAWEYAKNTMDVITKLKAENVKICAIEQAENATMLNDFKVNPNTKYALVFGNEVKGVAQEVVNASDTVIEIPQFGTKHSLNIAVSCGVVVWDVFSKLKALE; encoded by the coding sequence ATGCGTAAACTTAAAAATAGCGAATTAGATAGATTAAGCATCGATGCTTTTAAAGCTGCCAAAAAAACACCTATTATTATTGTATTAGACCATATTAGAAGCTTAAACAATATCGGCTCTGTTTTTAGAACAAGTGATGCCTTTTTAGTTGAAAAAATTTACTTGTGTGGTATTACCGCAACACCACCACACAAAGACATTCATAAAACAGCTTTAGGAAGTACCGATACGGTAGCTTGGGAATATGCTAAAAACACTATGGATGTGATTACAAAACTGAAAGCCGAAAACGTAAAAATATGTGCCATTGAACAAGCTGAAAACGCCACCATGTTAAACGATTTTAAAGTAAACCCTAACACCAAATACGCGCTAGTTTTTGGCAACGAAGTTAAAGGTGTAGCCCAAGAGGTGGTTAACGCCAGCGATACGGTTATCGAAATACCACAATTTGGCACGAAACATTCTTTAAATATTGCCGTGAGCTGTGGGGTTGTGGTTTGGGATGTTTTCTCGAAGCTAAAAGCCTTAGAATAG
- the mutS gene encoding DNA mismatch repair protein MutS — protein sequence MKKTKKETPLMKQYNAIKAKYPDALLLFRVGDFYETFGEDAIKTAGILGIILTKRGAGSDSETELAGFPHHSINTYLPKLVKAGQRVAICDQLEDPKQTKTIVKRGVTELVTPGVALNDEVLVSKSNNFLCSVYFNKKLIGVSFLDISTGEFLTSQGNAEYIDKLLQNFSPSEVLVSKQKRSLFKETFGEDFHTFYLEDWVYQTDYAYETLIKHFNTKTLKGFGVEELSEGVIASGSVLHYLAETQHNKLQHITAIARIAEDDYVWMDRFTIRNLELYNSTNTNAVTLLNVIDKTISPMGGRLLKRWLALPLKRLESIKQRHEVVDFLTKDDSTLQSIQNHIKQIGDLERLISKVATGKINPREVIQLKNSLEAIVPIKVLASNCSNESLKIIGDKLQSCDVLRQKIKETLNEDAPVNILKGHSIAAGFSSELDELRGLSKSGKDYLDAMLERETKHTGITSLKIGSNNVYGYYIEVRNTHKDKVPETWIRKQTLVNAERYITEELKEYENKILGAEERILVIEQQLFSELIVWLHQYIKPVQQNAYLIGQLDCLCGFAQLAKENNYSYPIISESYDLDIKDGRHPVIEKQLPIGESYIANDVFLDRETQQIIMITGPNMSGKSAILRQTALIVLLAQIGSFVPAQTARIGLVDKIFTRVGASDNISMGESTFMVEMNETASILNNISDRSLVLLDEIGRGTSTYDGISIAWAISEYLHEHPAKPKTLFATHYHELNEMSETFGRIKNYNVSVKELKDNVLFLRKLVEGGSAHSFGIHVAKMAGMPQQVLHRANRILKKLERSHSSEELTDKVKTIKDDMQLSFFNLDDPLLENIKEEILHIDIDTLTPVEALMKLNEIKRMLAPKKEI from the coding sequence ATGAAAAAAACAAAAAAAGAAACGCCGTTAATGAAGCAATACAACGCTATTAAAGCAAAGTACCCTGATGCTTTGTTGTTGTTTCGTGTGGGCGATTTTTACGAAACCTTTGGTGAAGATGCCATAAAAACAGCTGGTATTTTAGGTATAATTTTAACCAAACGCGGTGCGGGTAGCGATAGCGAAACCGAACTTGCAGGTTTTCCGCATCATTCTATAAATACCTACTTACCTAAATTGGTTAAGGCTGGACAGCGGGTGGCTATTTGCGATCAGCTTGAAGATCCGAAGCAAACCAAAACTATCGTAAAACGTGGGGTTACCGAGTTAGTAACTCCTGGGGTGGCATTAAACGATGAGGTTCTAGTGTCTAAATCTAATAACTTTTTATGCTCGGTTTATTTTAATAAAAAACTCATTGGTGTTTCGTTTTTAGACATTTCTACGGGCGAATTTTTAACCTCGCAGGGTAATGCTGAGTATATTGACAAGCTATTACAAAATTTTAGTCCGAGTGAAGTCTTAGTGTCTAAACAAAAACGAAGTTTATTTAAAGAGACTTTTGGTGAAGATTTTCACACCTTTTATTTAGAGGATTGGGTGTATCAAACCGATTATGCTTACGAAACTTTAATTAAACATTTTAACACTAAAACATTAAAAGGTTTTGGTGTCGAGGAGTTAAGTGAAGGTGTTATCGCCTCGGGGTCTGTTCTACATTATTTGGCCGAAACTCAACACAATAAACTTCAGCATATTACTGCAATAGCGCGAATCGCTGAAGATGATTACGTATGGATGGACAGGTTCACCATTAGAAATTTAGAGCTTTATAATTCTACAAATACCAATGCCGTAACGCTTTTAAATGTTATTGATAAAACCATTTCGCCAATGGGTGGCCGGCTGTTAAAACGTTGGTTGGCCTTACCTTTAAAACGCCTTGAAAGCATTAAGCAGCGTCACGAGGTGGTCGATTTTTTAACGAAAGATGACTCGACGCTTCAAAGTATTCAAAACCATATTAAGCAAATTGGCGATTTAGAGCGTTTAATTTCTAAAGTCGCTACGGGGAAGATAAATCCGCGAGAGGTGATTCAGCTTAAAAATTCTTTAGAAGCCATAGTACCCATAAAAGTATTGGCGTCAAATTGTAGTAATGAGTCCCTTAAAATTATAGGCGATAAATTACAAAGTTGCGATGTCTTGCGACAAAAAATTAAAGAGACTCTAAATGAAGATGCACCAGTAAATATTTTAAAGGGACACAGTATTGCTGCTGGTTTTTCATCAGAATTAGACGAGTTAAGAGGTTTATCAAAATCTGGTAAAGATTATTTAGATGCCATGTTGGAGCGAGAAACTAAGCACACAGGAATTACCTCGCTTAAAATTGGATCTAATAATGTATACGGGTATTATATTGAAGTTAGAAACACACATAAAGACAAAGTTCCAGAGACCTGGATAAGAAAACAAACTTTGGTAAATGCCGAAAGATATATCACTGAAGAGTTAAAAGAATACGAAAACAAAATTTTAGGTGCCGAAGAACGTATTTTGGTTATCGAGCAGCAATTGTTTTCAGAATTAATTGTTTGGTTGCATCAATATATTAAACCCGTGCAGCAAAATGCCTATTTAATTGGACAATTAGATTGTTTATGTGGGTTTGCACAATTAGCAAAAGAGAATAATTACAGCTATCCAATTATTAGCGAATCCTACGATTTAGACATAAAAGATGGTCGTCATCCTGTTATCGAGAAACAGCTACCAATAGGCGAGAGTTATATAGCAAACGATGTGTTTTTAGATAGAGAAACCCAACAAATAATAATGATTACTGGGCCAAATATGTCTGGTAAATCGGCTATTCTACGTCAAACGGCACTTATTGTACTATTGGCCCAAATAGGAAGCTTTGTGCCGGCACAAACGGCTAGAATAGGGTTGGTAGATAAAATCTTTACTCGGGTAGGGGCAAGTGATAATATTTCGATGGGCGAATCGACCTTTATGGTAGAAATGAATGAAACCGCTTCCATCTTAAATAATATTTCAGATAGAAGTTTAGTGCTTTTAGATGAAATTGGTCGAGGAACAAGCACTTACGACGGTATTTCGATAGCTTGGGCCATTAGCGAATATTTACACGAACATCCCGCCAAACCCAAAACACTATTTGCGACACATTACCACGAGTTGAATGAAATGAGTGAAACCTTTGGGCGTATTAAAAACTATAATGTTTCCGTAAAAGAATTAAAAGACAATGTGCTTTTTTTGCGAAAATTAGTTGAAGGCGGCAGTGCACATAGTTTTGGAATTCATGTGGCCAAAATGGCGGGTATGCCACAGCAGGTTTTACATCGTGCAAACCGTATTTTAAAGAAATTAGAGCGCTCACATTCTAGCGAAGAGCTTACAGATAAGGTTAAAACGATAAAAGACGACATGCAACTCAGTTTTTTTAATTTAGACGACCCATTGCTTGAAAACATTAAGGAAGAGATTTTACATATTGATATTGATACACTTACGCCAGTAGAAGCGCTCATGAAATTAAATGAAATTAAACGCATGTTGGCGCCTAAAAAAGAAATCTAA